A part of Thermocrinis albus DSM 14484 genomic DNA contains:
- the pth gene encoding aminoacyl-tRNA hydrolase, translated as MIKAVVGLGNPGKEYERTRHNVGFMVLDQLVSRLRVRDYTEECLSHLYRAKVGGREVFLVKPQTYMNNSGLAVFNLLEDYQILPEELLVVHDDLDLPLGKMRLRTEGSSGGHHGVESIIREIKTERFPRLKIGIGRPKDKSKVVQYVLSPFSKEEEPILLKVLERATECILRVLETSPESSMNFCNAPIL; from the coding sequence ATGATAAAGGCGGTCGTTGGATTGGGTAATCCCGGTAAAGAGTATGAGAGAACCAGACATAACGTAGGTTTTATGGTTTTGGATCAGCTGGTGAGTAGACTTAGGGTAAGGGATTACACGGAGGAGTGTCTTTCCCACCTGTACAGGGCTAAGGTGGGGGGCAGAGAGGTGTTCCTGGTAAAACCACAGACCTATATGAACAACTCTGGTCTTGCTGTGTTTAACCTTCTGGAGGATTACCAAATACTACCGGAAGAGCTTCTGGTAGTACACGACGATCTTGATCTTCCTTTAGGTAAAATGAGGTTGAGAACGGAAGGGAGTAGCGGCGGACATCACGGCGTAGAGTCCATAATAAGGGAGATAAAGACGGAACGTTTTCCGCGCCTTAAGATAGGTATAGGAAGACCTAAAGACAAAAGTAAGGTGGTTCAGTACGTGCTTTCTCCTTTTTCAAAGGAAGAAGAGCCCATACTCCTCAAGGTGCTGGAGCGAGCCACCGAATGTATCCTGCGGGTTTTGGAAACATCACCCGAAAGTTCCATGAACTTCTGTAACGCTCCCATACTATGA
- a CDS encoding 50S ribosomal protein L25/general stress protein Ctc, whose translation MKRIEVKLIPRKPGKKSEIKRMRKEGYVPVEIYGKDVENTHAYMKVKDLLSLPHGETFLLVAEIEGEKRVCLLKEVQTGWLGDDPLHVDLYDISHVRELELEVPVEFVGTPAGVGLGGTFEAVLTTLTVKAPIDRIPDKIVVDVSSLGLGDALHVRDIQPPEGCIIMDNPEEVVAVVLEPEVEETTETTETTG comes from the coding sequence ATGAAGAGGATAGAGGTAAAACTGATTCCCAGAAAGCCTGGCAAGAAAAGTGAGATAAAGCGCATGCGTAAGGAAGGTTATGTACCTGTAGAGATCTACGGTAAGGATGTGGAGAACACACACGCCTATATGAAAGTGAAGGATCTTCTCAGCTTGCCTCACGGTGAAACCTTCCTTCTGGTGGCAGAGATAGAAGGAGAAAAAAGAGTGTGTCTCCTTAAGGAAGTTCAGACGGGTTGGTTAGGTGACGATCCTCTCCACGTGGATCTGTACGATATATCCCACGTGAGAGAGTTGGAGTTGGAGGTGCCCGTAGAGTTTGTAGGCACACCGGCAGGTGTAGGGTTGGGTGGCACCTTTGAAGCGGTACTAACTACTCTCACCGTAAAGGCACCCATAGACAGGATACCTGACAAGATAGTGGTGGACGTATCGTCCTTAGGTTTAGGTGATGCCCTTCACGTTAGAGATATACAGCCTCCGGAAGGTTGTATCATCATGGATAACCCTGAGGAGGTGGTAGCTGTTGTGCTAGAACCTGAGGTAGAAGAAACCACAGAAACTACCGAAACCACCGGATGA
- a CDS encoding ribose-phosphate diphosphokinase — MYGSIKLLTGNSNPTLAREVAEYLGVPLTDMLVTRFSDGEVRVQINESLRGEDVFVLQSLCPPANENIMELLLILDAIKRASAGRITAVIPYYAYARQDRKDRPRVPISARLLADLITTAGAQRVVVVDLHSPQIQGFFDIPVDNLYALQVLHQYLQEDAGKDTVVVSPDAGGVERARLLANKLGSSIAIIYKRRPEPNVAEVLDIIGDVEGKRAVIVDDIIDTAGTVCAAAELLLARGATRVDVVATHGIFSGPAVDRLMKSPIQEVVVTNTIPPKDFPKLRVVSVAPLLGEAIKRIHEGESVSSLFT; from the coding sequence ATGTATGGTTCTATAAAGCTCCTGACGGGAAACAGTAATCCTACTTTAGCGAGAGAAGTGGCCGAGTATCTGGGTGTTCCCCTCACCGATATGCTGGTGACCCGTTTCAGTGACGGGGAGGTCAGAGTCCAGATAAATGAATCTCTGAGGGGTGAGGATGTATTTGTGTTACAATCTTTGTGTCCTCCTGCCAATGAAAATATAATGGAGCTTCTCCTTATTCTGGATGCTATAAAGAGGGCATCTGCCGGCAGAATCACCGCCGTCATCCCTTACTACGCTTACGCGCGACAGGACAGAAAGGACAGGCCCCGTGTTCCTATAAGTGCTCGCTTGCTGGCAGATCTGATAACTACCGCCGGAGCTCAGAGGGTAGTGGTGGTGGATCTCCACTCACCCCAGATACAGGGCTTTTTCGACATACCTGTGGACAACCTCTACGCTCTTCAGGTCCTTCATCAGTATCTACAGGAAGATGCCGGTAAAGACACGGTGGTGGTCTCTCCCGACGCCGGTGGTGTGGAGAGGGCACGTCTATTGGCCAACAAACTGGGAAGTTCCATAGCCATCATCTACAAACGTAGACCTGAACCCAATGTGGCAGAAGTTCTGGACATAATAGGAGATGTGGAAGGTAAGAGAGCGGTTATAGTGGACGATATCATAGACACGGCGGGAACCGTGTGCGCTGCTGCTGAACTTCTACTGGCGCGTGGAGCCACAAGGGTGGACGTGGTGGCCACCCACGGTATCTTTTCGGGTCCAGCAGTGGATCGTCTCATGAAATCACCCATTCAGGAGGTGGTGGTGACCAACACCATCCCTCCCAAAGACTTTCCTAAGTTAAGAGTGGTATCGGTGGCTCCTCTCCTAGGGGAAGCCATAAAGAGAATACACGAAGGAGAGTCCGTGAGCTCTCTCTTCACATAA
- the mutS gene encoding DNA mismatch repair protein MutS, which yields MWSTPSDDLTPMLAQYHALKQQYSDCLLFFRLGDFYELFYEDAQIGSKELGLVLTSRPAGKGKERIPMCGVPYHSASSYISRLVSKGYKVALCEQLEDASQAKGIVRRDVIRVITPGTYFEKEVCGVAAVYVKNKKHHCAYLNPSTGEFVAGSFSSEGAQEFLLKFSPKELLVLPNYPTEKLQKILKVFINPIKEEDVEEGYRLLKEDMGVYHPTALGFEEEGPLYACGVLYRYLKITQKGFMPLVGRPKPYSDEGYVRIDYRTRRGLELIESYEGREDLSLLGVIDRTLTSMGRRLLRFYLLHPFGKREKILKVQEAVEELLKDRELLKDVREVLEGMPDLERLVSRISGNVATPRDLVLLKKAAEKVSKLKALLMERAKSQLLRELAEKMEDLEDLRRDIDNTLVEDPPLHVKEGGLIKEGVNPTLDELRSIKEKGEQILREYEDRLRRETGINSLKIGFNKVMGYYIEVTKPNLRFVPSYFKRRQTLSSGERFTTQELETLEEKLLSADVRIKELEYQLFLQLRERVLEKLPAVSSTASPVAHVDYLQSLAYVALQKGWIKPQMVEEPVLHIEEGRHPVVEAYVKDFVPNDTHMDESSFVYIITGPNMAGKSSYIRQVALLTLLAHMGSFLPCRSARIGIVSSIHARVGSGDVLALGISTFMNEMLEVAGILSSADRRSLIVLDEVGRGTSTHDGIAISKAIVEYIVRKIGARTLVATHYTELTELEDKLPHVVNYHMAVSRDGSQIKFLYRLRRGKAEASLGIYVAKMAGLPQEVVNRAQELLSEPILEKVYEKSQEEEAKRLTEEILRLIEGIDIATTTPLDALITLARLKEMVKNIRYTHKW from the coding sequence ATGTGGAGTACGCCAAGTGATGACCTAACTCCCATGCTGGCCCAGTATCATGCGTTAAAACAACAGTACTCTGACTGTCTTCTCTTCTTCCGGTTGGGGGACTTTTATGAACTTTTCTACGAAGATGCTCAGATAGGCTCCAAGGAGTTGGGCTTGGTGCTCACGTCACGACCAGCTGGCAAAGGGAAGGAGAGGATACCTATGTGTGGTGTACCTTATCACTCGGCTTCCTCTTACATATCCCGTCTCGTCAGTAAGGGATACAAAGTGGCTCTGTGCGAACAACTGGAAGACGCTTCTCAGGCCAAGGGTATAGTGAGGAGAGACGTAATAAGGGTCATAACACCCGGTACTTACTTTGAAAAGGAAGTGTGCGGCGTAGCCGCCGTTTACGTAAAAAACAAAAAACACCACTGCGCTTATCTTAACCCCTCCACCGGTGAGTTTGTGGCCGGTAGTTTCTCATCGGAAGGTGCCCAAGAGTTCCTCCTTAAGTTTTCTCCCAAGGAGCTTCTGGTACTTCCCAACTATCCCACGGAGAAACTCCAGAAGATACTGAAGGTTTTTATAAATCCCATAAAGGAGGAGGACGTAGAGGAAGGATACAGGCTCCTTAAGGAAGATATGGGTGTTTATCATCCTACTGCTCTTGGTTTTGAAGAAGAAGGACCTCTCTATGCCTGTGGTGTACTTTACAGATACCTGAAGATCACACAGAAGGGTTTTATGCCCCTCGTAGGGAGACCAAAGCCTTACTCGGATGAAGGTTACGTAAGGATAGATTACAGAACGAGGAGGGGTCTTGAGCTGATAGAGAGTTACGAAGGACGAGAGGATCTTTCCCTCCTCGGTGTAATAGACAGAACCCTCACCTCCATGGGCAGAAGACTCCTGCGATTCTATCTTCTTCACCCTTTCGGTAAAAGGGAGAAGATCTTGAAAGTTCAGGAAGCGGTGGAAGAGCTTCTAAAGGACAGGGAGCTTCTGAAAGATGTTAGAGAAGTATTGGAAGGCATGCCGGATTTAGAGAGACTTGTTTCTCGTATAAGTGGAAACGTAGCCACACCCAGAGACCTAGTTCTCCTAAAGAAGGCTGCGGAGAAGGTCTCAAAGCTCAAAGCTCTGTTGATGGAAAGGGCAAAGTCTCAGCTACTCAGAGAACTGGCGGAGAAGATGGAGGATCTGGAAGATCTTAGAAGAGATATAGACAACACCTTAGTAGAGGACCCTCCCCTTCATGTGAAGGAGGGTGGTCTCATAAAGGAGGGTGTGAATCCTACACTGGATGAGTTGAGAAGTATAAAGGAAAAGGGTGAACAGATCCTTAGGGAGTACGAAGACAGACTCAGAAGGGAAACAGGTATCAACAGTCTGAAGATAGGTTTTAACAAAGTGATGGGCTACTACATAGAGGTCACAAAACCCAACCTGCGTTTCGTACCCTCTTACTTTAAGAGACGTCAGACCCTTTCTTCTGGTGAGAGGTTCACCACACAGGAACTTGAGACCCTGGAGGAGAAACTCCTGTCTGCCGATGTACGCATCAAAGAGTTAGAGTATCAACTCTTTCTACAGCTCAGAGAACGGGTTTTGGAAAAACTCCCCGCCGTTTCCTCCACAGCGTCACCTGTTGCTCACGTAGATTACCTCCAGTCCTTAGCTTACGTAGCCCTTCAGAAGGGTTGGATAAAACCCCAAATGGTGGAAGAGCCAGTCCTCCATATAGAGGAAGGCAGGCATCCGGTGGTGGAAGCTTACGTAAAGGACTTTGTACCCAACGACACTCACATGGATGAATCTAGTTTTGTGTACATTATCACAGGCCCTAACATGGCTGGTAAGTCCAGCTACATAAGACAGGTAGCTCTCCTCACTCTTTTGGCTCATATGGGATCTTTCCTTCCCTGCCGCTCTGCTCGTATAGGCATAGTCTCCTCCATACATGCTAGGGTAGGTTCGGGTGATGTTCTGGCTTTGGGTATATCCACCTTCATGAACGAGATGCTGGAGGTGGCAGGTATTCTGTCTTCCGCAGACAGAAGAAGCCTCATAGTGCTGGATGAGGTGGGTAGAGGAACATCTACCCACGATGGTATAGCTATATCCAAAGCTATAGTGGAGTACATCGTTCGTAAAATAGGGGCAAGGACCTTAGTTGCCACCCACTACACAGAACTTACAGAACTGGAAGATAAGCTACCCCACGTGGTGAACTATCATATGGCTGTATCCCGTGATGGTTCCCAAATAAAGTTTCTGTACCGACTCAGGAGAGGCAAAGCAGAGGCCAGTTTGGGTATATACGTGGCCAAGATGGCGGGTCTACCTCAAGAGGTGGTAAACAGAGCTCAGGAACTTCTGTCAGAACCCATTTTGGAGAAGGTGTACGAAAAGAGTCAAGAGGAGGAAGCTAAGAGACTTACGGAAGAAATTCTACGCCTCATAGAAGGCATAGACATAGCCACCACCACACCTTTGGATGCTCTTATAACACTGGCCAGGCTTAAGGAAATGGTAAAGAATATAAGGTACACTCACAAATGGTGA